CGGCGCTCCTGACCGACGATCTCGACCGCCTCGTCGCCCGCCTGCGTGCGGCCGGGTGCGTCCTGCGGGACGACGAGCCGCTCGAAGGCTATGTCCGCACCTATGTCGACGATCCGTTCGGCAACCGGATCGAGCTGATGCAGCCGGTGTCAGGCTGAACGGCGCAGGGCGCGATAGCGGCGCAGATGGATCTGGCCGACTCCAGCCAGGACGAGGCCGCCGCCCAGCCATTGCCAGAGATTGGGCATGAAGCCCATCGCCATGCCGATCAGGATCGCGAACAGGGGCGCGATGTTGTAGTAGAGCGCGGCCGTGGCGAGGCCGAGCCGGCCAACGCCGCCATGCCACAGGACGATGCCGACGCAGCTCGACGAGACGACCAGATAGAGCAGCAGCAGGTTGGCGCCGGCGGACGGCATCACGTCCGGAAAGCGGGTCAGGCCGAGCGCCAGCAGCGCCAGGAACAGCCCCAACAGGAAGGGCACCGCGCTGACCATGGTCCAGGCGGTCAGCCGGATCTCGTCGTAGTGCGGCAGCCAGCGCCGGCATTGCAGCGAATACCAGGACCAGCAGAGCGAGCCCAGGATCAGCAGGAACTCGCCGCCGCGGAAGCTCATCTGGCCCGTGCCCATCCAGGCGGGCGCCGCCAAGAGCAGGCCGCCGGGG
Above is a genomic segment from Geminicoccaceae bacterium SCSIO 64248 containing:
- a CDS encoding DMT family transporter, translated to MSSTIRAPVPATAPASERAAHVRLVLCMLFWGQMVPGFVVLLQVWDPFALAAVRYLLSAPLMLGLLWLRFRRIDLPPLDEIGRLVLLGTVGMGCFVMFYTIGLAFADPVSAIVVQTASPLLHTAIAVLVYREKAPAGLAAALALVIPGGLLLAAPAWMGTGQMSFRGGEFLLILGSLCWSWYSLQCRRWLPHYDEIRLTAWTMVSAVPFLLGLFLALLALGLTRFPDVMPSAGANLLLLYLVVSSSCVGIVLWHGGVGRLGLATAALYYNIAPLFAILIGMAMGFMPNLWQWLGGGLVLAGVGQIHLRRYRALRRSA